A window of the Trichoderma asperellum chromosome 4, complete sequence genome harbors these coding sequences:
- a CDS encoding uncharacterized protein (TransMembrane:1 (o55-80i)) → MYDKLHHIISFNSPNIYPASIEGFEDYQCEQNILLATLLLLEVYNFANLALFEPMLALCMLPVISADIFMMALVCSCMLLHHMMFEPFPRQLFLVRLLLPEDIFEELQCDSSEQTDDGEEPEWESDCTTVCGDEMEYEQTDYGGETEPLLREWMAEQPLLSDSISQIGDDDDGDDDDSSFSTSSTVNNEFITQWSGSSDSDYDSDSSISLNISYSGD, encoded by the coding sequence ATGTACGATAAACTTCATCACATCATTAGCTTCAACTCACCTAACATATATCCAGCCTCCATAGAAGGCTTCGAAGACTACCAGTGCGAGCAAAACATTCTTCTCGCAACTTTATTGCTCTTGGAAGTCTACAACTTTGCCAATCTAGCATTGTTCGAGCCAATGCTAGCGCTATGCATGCTCCCAGTAATCTCCGCAGATATATTCATGATGGCGCTTGTGTGCAGCTGCATGTTGTTGCACCACATGATGTTTGAACCTTTCCCACGACAGCTTTTCTTAGTCCGTCTGCTTCTTCCAGAAGATATTTTCGAAGAGCTACAATGCGATAGTAGCGAACAGACAGACGATGGGGAAGAACCGGAATGGGAAAGCGATTGCACCACCGTATGCGGCGATGAAATGGAGTATGAACAAACGGACTACGGTGGTGAAACTGAGCCGCTGCTACGCGAGTGGATGGCAGAGCAACCGCTGTTGTCAGATAGCATAAGCCAAAtaggtgatgatgacgatggtgatgatgatgattcgTCATTTTCAACATCTTCAACTGTGAATAACGAATTCATCACACAATGGTCAGGCTCTAGTGACAGCGACTATGACAGCGACAGCTCTATCTCACTTAACATCAGCTACAGTGGTGATTAG